A genomic window from Chanos chanos chromosome 14, fChaCha1.1, whole genome shotgun sequence includes:
- the smx5 gene encoding smx5: protein MLFYSFFKSLVGKDVVVELKNDLSICGTLHSVDQYLNIKLTDISVTDPEKYPHMLSVKNCFIRGSVVRYVQLPADEVDTQLLQDAARKEAMQQKQ from the exons ATG CTCTTCTATTCGTTCTTCAAGTCCCTGGTGGGCAAAGACGTAGTTGTGGAACTCAAAAATGACTTGAG CATATGTGGGACCTTACATTCAGTAGACCAG TATCTTAATATCAAGCTCACAGATATCAGCGTCACTGACCCAGAGAAATATCCACACATG CTGTCGGTGAAGAACTGCTTCATCCGTGGCTCTGTGGTGCGGTACGTCCAGCTCCCTGCAGATGAAGTCGACACACAACTCTTGCAGGACGCTGCTCGCAAGGAGGCCATGCAGCAGAAACAGTAA